One Melitaea cinxia chromosome 17, ilMelCinx1.1, whole genome shotgun sequence genomic region harbors:
- the LOC123661371 gene encoding dolichyl-diphosphooligosaccharide--protein glycosyltransferase subunit 4: protein MITDIQLAIFSNILGVSIFLLVILYHYISANSSK from the coding sequence ATGATCACAGACATCCAGCTGGCGATTTTCTCGAACATTCTAGGAGTTTCCATATTTTTGTTGGTTATCCTCTACCACTATATTAGCGCGAATAGCTCGAAATGA
- the LOC123661483 gene encoding uncharacterized protein LOC123661483: protein MYLSSISSRLLLYDTISWDLKKSYGCYDGVMRDISWSDDSKYMLQVNSIGLIEILSPADHDVRSLQHIPIKETWSASFHRDGHRNIAVGTKSGVVKIWDTKTKSVTKTFPTPSQPSCVQFLSYNAKNTSLAATMMSGDTVIYGLVSNIPVLTVKLTCSNSISAMKFHHESRSLLALATDEGHVILRDITTNKDKAFFENIHASPVSDISFSLINKDVMLSSGYDKIIQVYDIRLQNVVSTVRTSYTLSSLAINAENQVALGTKNGHVLIYDLRDLTSPFKLLKGHEEEITKVAFQPTRRKMVSADLSLREEVEINSPLKVQSPVKTRTSDMFFVNDTPPKHNLDVSTMGTDNKADSFLVMLGLDKSNFDIDDEQNKSSEYERKSDKHEIRYRQLDAEKNISKVSTPLNSRTVENFGFPSPLCIPNGFSDDKRASNSNLSNIKLLNNNLQSTSSNIDTKSITELKDFIKLTLSDVADDNRNYFLHIMMALTKQKLYLEKQLANMNQLVQNLVQNQNDLVEANRKLSLQIDQLKLHNNF from the exons atgtatttatcttCCATTAGTTCACGATTGTTACTTTATGACACAATCAGttgggatttaaaaaaaagttacggcTGTTATGATGGTGTTATGAGAGATATATCTTGGAGCGATGATAGTAAATACATGTTACAG gtCAACTCAATAGGtctaattgaaattttaagtcCAGCCGATCATGATGTCAGAAGCTTACAGCATATTCCGATTAAGGAGACTTGGTCCGCTAGCTTTCATAGAGACGGACACCGTAATATTGCTGTCGGTACTAAGAGTGGTGTTGTTAAAATTTGGGACACTAAAACTAAATCTGTAACAAAAACATTCCCCACACCATCCCAGCCCTCTTGTGTacagtttttaagttataatgcTAAGAACACAAGCTTAGCTGCAACTATGATGAGCGGAGATACAGTAATATATGGCCTTGTATCAAATATACCAGTACTAACTGTTAAACTCACATGTTCCAATAGTATTTCTGCAATGAAATTTCATCATGAATCAAGGTCCTTACTAGCTCTAGCCACAGATGAAGGTCACGTTATTCTGAGAgatataacaacaaataaagataaagctttctttgaaaatattcaCGCATCACCTGTCAGCGATATCTCTTTTTCACTAATTAATAAGGATGTGATGCTATCAAGCggatatgataaaataatacaagTTTATGACATAAGATTGCAAAATGTCGTTTCAACAGTAAGGACATCATATACACTATCGTCCCTTGCAATAAATGCTGAAAATCAAGTGGCCCTCGGAACTAAAAATGGCCATGTTTTAATATATGATTTGCGTGATTTAACCAGCCCTTTTAAATTACTAAAGGGCCATGAGGAAGAAATCACTAAAGTAGCTTTTCAGCCGACCAGAAGAAAAATGGTCTCAGCAGATTTAAGTCTAAGAGAGGAAGTAGAAATAAATTCACCCCTTAAAGTACAATCACCAGTGAAAACACGAACATCTGATATGTTTTTTGTTAACGACACTCCTCCAAAGCACAATCTAGACGTATCGACAATGGGTACCGATAACAAAGCCGATTCCTTCCTTGTTATGTTGGGCCTCGACAAATCTAATTTCGATATAGACGATGAACAAAACAAATCGTCAGAATATGAAAGAAAGAGCGACAAACACGAGATAAGGTATCGACAATTGGACGCAGAAAAGAATATAAGTAAAGTGTCGACACCATTAAATAGTAGAACTGTTGAAAATTTTGGTTTTCCCTCACCACTCTGTATACCAAATGGCTTTTCTGATGATAAAAGAGCGTCAAACAGTAACTTGTCAAATATTAAACTTCTCAATAACAACTTACAAAGTACATCAAGTAATATAGACACCAAAAGTATAACGGAacttaaagattttataaaactaactcTCTCAGACGTTGCTGACGATAATAGGAATTACTTTCTTCACATTATGATGGCTTtaactaaacaaaaattatatctaGAAAAACAGTTAGCTAATATGAATCAGCTGGTACAAAATTTAGTACAAAACCAGAACGATCTTGTCGAAGCAAACAGAAAATTGTCTCTGCAAATAGATCAACTTAAAttgcataataatttttaa